A window of Oxobacter pfennigii contains these coding sequences:
- a CDS encoding transposase, with product MNRYYEEEFKNKIVRLHLEEGRTLKSLSEEYGVSKSGISIWIKAYREECSTNHELKE from the coding sequence ATGAATAGGTATTATGAAGAAGAATTCAAAAACAAAATTGTTCGTCTTCATCTTGAAGAAGGACGTACTTTAAAAAGCTTATCTGAGGAATATGGAGTTTCTAAATCAGGTATTTCAATATGGATAAAAGCTTATCGTGAAGAATGCTCAACAAACCATGAATTAAAAGAAG
- a CDS encoding lipoprotein: MKKWTSFVAAIVIVFLLAGCSANANLSKEAQDSANQQPQQSVESDNQVSNENIPFTSLEELEEIYAVNWNKYGGGANTAGSLPELQQFVKAPVHITIEGFNSLSLEDRKRYTKILLIYMDLNTKELGLLLDNDGIKFEADEDSMSDYWLVTPETFAGNAGYFWPKDNHWGPEPFTPDTPKR, translated from the coding sequence ATGAAGAAATGGACAAGTTTTGTAGCTGCTATTGTTATTGTTTTCTTGCTCGCCGGTTGTTCTGCAAATGCTAATTTATCTAAAGAAGCACAGGATTCTGCTAACCAACAGCCACAACAGTCAGTAGAATCTGATAACCAAGTATCAAATGAAAACATACCTTTTACCAGTTTGGAAGAATTGGAAGAAATTTACGCGGTAAATTGGAATAAGTATGGGGGTGGGGCTAATACAGCTGGCAGCCTACCGGAACTGCAGCAATTTGTAAAAGCCCCTGTTCATATTACAATTGAAGGGTTTAATAGTCTATCCCTTGAAGATCGTAAAAGATATACAAAGATTTTACTAATTTACATGGACTTAAATACTAAAGAACTTGGACTTTTATTGGACAACGATGGAATTAAATTTGAGGCGGATGAAGATAGTATGTCTGATTATTGGCTAGTAACACCTGAAACGTTTGCTGGAAATGCAGGATATTTTTGGCCCAAAGACAATCATTGGGGACCGGAACCGTTTACACCGGACACTCCGAAAAGATAG
- a CDS encoding Dabb family protein, protein MITNTLMLKLKERNSDNIKKAQEVLLGMKGKIPELLDVEAKINIRSTAMSYDILLITKFNSMADFESYISHPVHVEVSKYVGEVLETGAAVCYES, encoded by the coding sequence ATGATTACTAACACTCTTATGCTAAAGCTAAAAGAAAGAAACAGCGACAACATAAAAAAAGCCCAGGAAGTGCTTCTTGGCATGAAGGGAAAAATCCCCGAGCTATTGGATGTCGAGGCTAAAATCAATATAAGGAGCACTGCCATGTCCTATGATATTCTGCTAATTACAAAATTTAATTCCATGGCGGATTTTGAAAGTTACATATCCCATCCTGTACATGTTGAGGTTTCAAAATATGTAGGTGAAGTGTTGGAAACAGGAGCCGCCGTCTGCTACGAATCTTAA
- a CDS encoding EAL domain-containing protein — protein sequence MQVVYDSYIKNNQEAFNIIDIINQKKLKVQFQPIVSINQKRICGLEGLIRGINIKNNEIIEPEMLFYAAAEINLIIELDRVCREKVLEAFKDIYDKNKDMLLFLNIDASILEKVVGSEYLINQVKRQSINPGSIVIEINESKVKDTNALKRFIDTYRKLGFLIALDDVGAGFSNLDRIPVARPDIIKIDISLIRSIYDNYYKQEIFRSLNTLSNKIGALVIAEGVETEEEAIEVMELGGNMIQGYYFSKPISINNELPAFIHDRIEDLADNFKVHMDKAIKKDRQDEKRILSAINNTIKRLKSTPMAEFHRKLIERLKENENVECLYVLDEKGIQVSETICSYYGEDTNMFFQPAEIGTDHSMKKYYYYLHDAGLGKYLTEPYISLATGSLCVTFSKPFKNIENKKYILCMDFNIRTDSAK from the coding sequence ATGCAGGTTGTATACGACAGTTATATCAAGAATAATCAGGAAGCCTTCAATATAATAGATATAATAAACCAAAAGAAATTAAAGGTGCAATTCCAGCCCATAGTATCCATAAATCAAAAGAGAATCTGCGGATTGGAAGGATTGATTCGTGGAATCAACATAAAGAATAATGAAATTATAGAGCCAGAAATGCTCTTTTATGCCGCGGCAGAGATTAACTTGATCATTGAGCTTGACAGGGTTTGTAGGGAAAAGGTTTTGGAAGCCTTCAAGGATATTTATGATAAAAACAAAGACATGCTTTTGTTTTTAAACATCGACGCTTCAATTTTAGAAAAGGTGGTTGGGTCTGAATATTTGATAAACCAGGTTAAAAGGCAGAGTATCAATCCGGGGAGCATAGTAATTGAAATAAACGAATCCAAAGTAAAAGACACCAATGCCTTGAAGAGATTCATAGATACTTACAGAAAACTCGGTTTTTTAATCGCCTTGGACGATGTGGGAGCAGGATTTTCAAACCTGGACAGGATACCTGTTGCCAGGCCCGATATTATAAAAATAGATATATCCTTAATCCGAAGCATTTATGATAATTATTACAAACAGGAGATATTCAGGTCTCTAAACACCCTGTCCAATAAAATAGGAGCCCTTGTAATTGCAGAAGGGGTGGAGACGGAAGAAGAGGCTATTGAAGTGATGGAATTGGGCGGAAATATGATACAGGGCTATTATTTTTCAAAACCGATAAGCATAAACAACGAGCTGCCGGCGTTTATCCATGACAGGATAGAAGATTTGGCAGATAATTTTAAGGTTCATATGGATAAAGCCATAAAAAAGGACAGGCAGGACGAAAAGAGGATTTTATCGGCAATAAATAATACCATAAAAAGGCTAAAATCAACACCCATGGCAGAATTTCATAGAAAGCTAATTGAAAGGCTGAAGGAAAATGAAAATGTGGAATGCCTGTATGTCCTGGATGAAAAGGGCATACAGGTCAGTGAAACCATATGCTCATACTATGGTGAAGATACAAATATGTTCTTTCAGCCGGCAGAAATCGGAACGGATCATTCCATGAAAAAATATTATTACTATCTTCATGATGCCGGCCTGGGCAAGTATTTGACGGAACCGTACATATCGCTGGCAACAGGAAGCCTATGTGTAACCTTCTCAAAGCCCTTTAAAAACATAGAAAATAAAAAATACATACTGTGCATGGACTTCAATATAAGAACGGATTCCGCCAAATAA
- a CDS encoding MerR family transcriptional regulator translates to MFKIGEFSKLTQVSIRMLRYYDETGLLKPAAIDKFTNYRLYSVEQIPVLNKIIFLRDLGFNISEIALALNHWNDEFITDQLDNKRLEIESTIKAEQYKLSKIELAKRDILQERITLHCNVSIKSTPSCQVFSLRRIVRDYYAEGQLWEEMSAFAGQNNIPISNSTFTIYHDTDYRETDVDIEICAPVARIGKDICGFTYRNTEPVPIMACTMVYGPFENIGSAYLAFAKWLQEHSQYKMSGQSRQIVHRGPWNEENPDKYLTEIQIPLEKM, encoded by the coding sequence ATGTTCAAAATAGGCGAGTTCTCCAAATTAACGCAAGTATCAATCCGAATGCTAAGATACTATGATGAAACAGGATTGCTGAAACCTGCCGCAATAGATAAGTTTACAAATTACAGGCTATACTCTGTAGAGCAAATTCCTGTTTTGAATAAAATAATATTCCTGCGGGATTTAGGGTTTAACATTTCTGAAATTGCGCTTGCCCTTAATCATTGGAATGACGAATTTATAACTGATCAGCTTGATAATAAGCGCCTGGAAATTGAGAGCACAATTAAAGCCGAACAGTATAAACTATCTAAAATTGAGCTGGCCAAAAGAGATATTCTGCAGGAAAGGATAACGCTACACTGCAATGTTTCCATTAAATCTACACCCAGTTGCCAGGTGTTTTCTTTAAGGCGAATTGTCCGTGATTATTATGCCGAGGGACAATTGTGGGAAGAGATGTCGGCTTTTGCAGGCCAAAATAATATACCCATTTCAAACAGTACCTTTACCATCTATCACGACACAGATTATAGGGAAACAGACGTTGACATTGAAATATGCGCTCCCGTGGCCCGAATAGGGAAGGATATTTGCGGTTTCACCTATCGGAATACGGAACCTGTGCCAATTATGGCATGCACTATGGTATATGGGCCCTTTGAAAACATTGGGAGCGCGTATCTTGCCTTTGCAAAATGGCTGCAAGAGCATAGTCAATATAAAATGAGCGGACAGAGCAGGCAAATTGTCCACCGCGGGCCGTGGAACGAGGAAAATCCTGATAAATACCTGACCGAAATCCAAATACCATTAGAAAAGATGTAA
- a CDS encoding SAM-dependent methyltransferase: protein MQNFQVHPIGKINVNDDGMFIELEPKYIPALQALDGFSHINVIWWFSDFDSEEMRNVFEAPQPYKKAPPLMGIFATRSPIRPNPIALTTAQVIYADFSKGIIQIAYIDANNGTPVLDIKPYTPSLDRVENPGVPEWCRHWPKSLDQSENFDWENEFNF, encoded by the coding sequence ATGCAGAATTTTCAAGTACACCCTATCGGCAAAATCAACGTAAACGACGACGGAATGTTCATCGAACTTGAGCCAAAATATATCCCTGCACTGCAGGCATTAGACGGATTCAGCCATATAAATGTTATCTGGTGGTTCAGTGACTTTGACAGTGAGGAAATGAGAAATGTATTTGAAGCGCCCCAGCCGTATAAAAAGGCTCCGCCTTTAATGGGTATATTTGCCACAAGGTCGCCGATCCGCCCAAATCCTATCGCGTTAACTACGGCACAGGTTATTTATGCCGACTTCTCAAAAGGCATCATCCAAATTGCCTATATTGACGCTAATAACGGAACGCCTGTGCTTGACATAAAGCCGTATACGCCAAGCCTTGACAGGGTTGAAAATCCCGGCGTGCCGGAATGGTGCAGACATTGGCCCAAAAGTTTGGACCAATCTGAAAACTTTGATTGGGAAAATGAATTTAATTTTTAA
- a CDS encoding MFS transporter, producing MKKPLSKAIKNLYGIGDLGFSLMASVETILFVFFLTNVAKYSLPMVAIIGSVTSIADAALSPFYGAIISGTKPLKWGRNRSWMLIAPPVVVILYAFQYTRIGPEPVAAAIVCAGFILSHIAWNIPWVANLSLISVLANNPEERGFLASRRATYSSLSGIFFSYIASPLAIFLGTITRNETLGYTLLAGLMAFLMMCGYWIVFKITDGYEETSTEVNTVAKEAPKVEKVPVSVMLKMVFQNPHLIALLIGDFFRSMTSFVMTASAAYYFTYVAQNMALLPLYLLIGAVGQLIGAYFSARVAKVLTNRTSVIVGMFGLAGSLILCKFVAMNIVLFFVVITVVRLFLGLLTAVTVALYSDVVVYSEWKTGKNASAFIMGLMTLSLKVAIISRGTVIPIVLAAAGFVSGADPATATMELKNAVVNVFTFIPGLFALVGALIIAFGYRLTREKIEGYQAEIDRRKIQAV from the coding sequence ATGAAAAAACCATTAAGCAAGGCTATAAAGAACCTTTATGGCATAGGCGACCTTGGTTTCTCATTAATGGCCAGCGTTGAAACTATATTATTTGTATTCTTCTTGACCAACGTAGCAAAATATTCACTTCCCATGGTTGCAATCATAGGCTCGGTGACAAGTATTGCCGATGCCGCCTTATCGCCTTTCTACGGTGCCATTATAAGCGGTACCAAGCCGTTAAAATGGGGGCGCAACCGTTCCTGGATGCTAATTGCCCCCCCTGTAGTCGTTATCCTTTATGCATTCCAGTACACGAGAATAGGACCCGAACCTGTTGCCGCAGCAATCGTATGCGCCGGATTTATTTTAAGTCATATAGCATGGAATATACCCTGGGTTGCAAATCTCTCATTGATATCGGTACTTGCGAACAATCCCGAAGAGCGCGGATTTTTGGCATCAAGGCGCGCTACCTATTCCAGTCTTTCAGGCATATTCTTCTCATATATCGCTTCACCTCTAGCAATATTCTTAGGAACCATCACCAGAAATGAAACATTAGGATACACTCTTCTTGCAGGACTCATGGCATTTTTAATGATGTGCGGTTACTGGATAGTATTTAAAATAACCGACGGATATGAAGAGACGTCAACGGAGGTTAACACCGTTGCAAAAGAAGCTCCTAAGGTTGAAAAGGTTCCGGTCAGCGTCATGCTTAAAATGGTATTTCAAAATCCCCATCTTATCGCATTGCTGATAGGCGATTTTTTCAGAAGCATGACCAGCTTTGTAATGACAGCCTCCGCCGCATATTACTTCACCTATGTGGCACAAAACATGGCGCTGTTGCCCTTGTATCTTTTAATAGGCGCCGTAGGGCAGTTAATTGGAGCATATTTCAGCGCAAGAGTAGCCAAGGTATTGACCAACAGGACTTCTGTTATAGTAGGAATGTTCGGACTGGCCGGATCCCTTATACTCTGTAAATTCGTCGCCATGAATATTGTGCTGTTCTTTGTAGTTATCACGGTCGTTAGACTGTTCTTAGGGCTTTTGACAGCCGTTACCGTTGCTTTGTATTCCGATGTTGTCGTATACAGCGAATGGAAGACAGGCAAAAATGCCTCTGCCTTTATCATGGGCTTGATGACCTTATCCTTAAAGGTTGCCATCATATCGAGGGGTACCGTAATTCCCATAGTCCTTGCCGCCGCAGGCTTTGTCTCGGGAGCAGACCCGGCTACAGCCACGATGGAGCTTAAAAACGCCGTTGTAAACGTATTTACCTTTATTCCCGGCCTCTTTGCATTGGTGGGCGCATTGATCATAGCATTTGGATACAGGCTCACCAGAGAAAAGATTGAAGGTTACCAGGCTGAAATCGACAGGAGAAAGATTCAGGCCGTGTAG
- a CDS encoding chromate transporter — translation MIYLKLFWAFFQIGLLSIGGGYAAMPLIQNQVVDTYGWLNMDEFANVITISQMTPGPIAINSATFVGIRIAGIWGAVIATVGCILPSCAIVLLLAILYRKYKNLKYVQGVLKSLHPAVVGMIASAGFAITVNTLWNGEAVSHDIGDIDFVSVALIAACIFSLKKIKINPTFVMLGAGIAGGIIYSLI, via the coding sequence ATGATATATCTTAAGCTGTTTTGGGCTTTCTTCCAGATAGGGCTTTTAAGTATTGGCGGCGGTTACGCCGCAATGCCCCTTATACAGAATCAGGTGGTTGATACCTACGGCTGGCTGAATATGGACGAATTCGCCAATGTCATTACCATCTCCCAAATGACGCCCGGTCCTATTGCAATAAACTCCGCTACCTTTGTAGGCATACGCATTGCCGGAATTTGGGGAGCGGTTATTGCAACGGTTGGCTGTATCCTGCCATCCTGTGCTATAGTTTTGCTGCTTGCAATCCTGTACAGGAAATACAAAAACCTGAAGTATGTCCAGGGTGTTCTTAAAAGCCTGCATCCGGCCGTCGTCGGAATGATTGCATCGGCAGGCTTTGCCATAACGGTGAACACGCTATGGAATGGGGAGGCGGTTTCCCATGACATCGGCGATATTGATTTTGTTTCGGTAGCTCTAATTGCGGCTTGTATTTTCTCTTTAAAAAAAATCAAAATAAATCCTACATTTGTCATGCTCGGAGCAGGTATTGCCGGCGGGATTATTTACAGCCTGATATAA
- a CDS encoding chromate transporter, which produces MKHDAKFYWKLFIYTFQLSAFTFGGGYVIVPLMKKRFVDKLGWINEKEMLDFTAIAQSSPGAIAVNASVLLGYHLSGIPGALVAIFGTVLPPLILLSVISIGYSAFIKNQVVKNVLLGMQAGVCAVIIDVVTDMGRSIIKDKRIMPVILMIAAFTAGAIFNVNVVLIILICGLAGFLSVIKSSGKDVTNDIS; this is translated from the coding sequence TTGAAGCATGATGCGAAATTTTACTGGAAGCTTTTTATATACACATTCCAGTTAAGCGCTTTTACCTTCGGAGGCGGTTATGTTATTGTACCGCTGATGAAAAAGCGGTTTGTCGATAAACTCGGCTGGATAAACGAAAAGGAGATGCTTGATTTTACTGCCATAGCTCAGTCCTCACCCGGTGCTATTGCCGTAAACGCATCTGTTTTGCTGGGCTATCATCTTTCGGGAATCCCGGGGGCTCTGGTTGCTATTTTTGGCACCGTATTGCCGCCTCTGATATTGCTGTCGGTTATTTCCATAGGATACAGTGCCTTTATAAAAAACCAGGTGGTGAAGAATGTACTGCTTGGTATGCAGGCAGGGGTTTGCGCGGTCATTATAGATGTTGTAACCGATATGGGCAGAAGCATTATCAAAGACAAAAGGATTATGCCGGTCATACTTATGATTGCCGCATTTACGGCAGGAGCTATATTTAATGTCAATGTTGTATTGATTATTCTTATATGCGGGCTTGCAGGCTTCCTTTCTGTCATAAAAAGCTCCGGAAAGGACGTAACAAATGATATATCTTAA
- a CDS encoding YeiH family protein, with translation MKSIINRLSGVMLTAVIAYPAWLIGRIYPVIGSPVLAILFGMILAFWKRPPVFEDGVKYTSKKLLQYSIILLGFEMNLYNVLAVGSQTLVLMAFTLTAAFVTAFAAGRLLKIDGKTGTLIGVGTAICGGSAIAATAPVINASDEQVAHSISTIFLFNVIAAFLFPFLGHVLNMGDHAFGLWAGTAVNDTSSVVAAGYTFSNEAGNLAVIVKLTRTLMIVPVTLALAVYTSRKSIGDAPAGEKGKSYSIAKIFPWFVLGFIAASIISTFIPIPWGIGGFLAKAGKFVIVMAMAAIGLNTNVVKLVKNGAAPILLGLICWTVLSLTSLGLQFILFGA, from the coding sequence TTGAAATCAATTATAAATAGATTGTCGGGAGTCATGCTGACAGCAGTTATTGCCTATCCTGCGTGGCTTATCGGAAGGATATACCCGGTTATCGGCAGTCCTGTATTGGCTATCCTGTTCGGAATGATATTGGCATTCTGGAAAAGACCGCCTGTATTCGAGGATGGAGTGAAATATACCTCAAAAAAGCTGCTTCAGTATTCCATAATTCTTCTCGGCTTTGAGATGAACCTTTATAATGTTCTGGCAGTCGGAAGTCAAACGCTGGTGCTGATGGCGTTTACGCTGACCGCTGCCTTTGTGACCGCTTTTGCCGCAGGAAGGCTTTTAAAAATTGACGGCAAAACGGGCACCCTCATAGGAGTAGGCACCGCCATTTGCGGCGGCTCGGCCATTGCGGCGACAGCCCCGGTGATAAACGCCAGCGATGAGCAGGTGGCTCATTCCATATCGACTATTTTCCTGTTCAATGTGATTGCGGCATTTCTGTTCCCCTTCCTTGGTCATGTGTTGAATATGGGGGACCATGCCTTTGGCCTTTGGGCAGGCACCGCCGTAAACGACACATCCTCTGTAGTGGCTGCCGGATATACCTTCAGCAATGAAGCGGGCAACCTGGCCGTGATCGTTAAGCTCACAAGGACCCTCATGATAGTACCCGTCACACTGGCACTTGCAGTCTATACGTCGCGTAAATCCATAGGGGATGCCCCTGCCGGGGAAAAGGGCAAAAGCTACAGCATCGCGAAAATATTCCCCTGGTTCGTTCTCGGATTTATTGCCGCATCCATTATAAGCACTTTTATTCCTATTCCATGGGGAATAGGCGGCTTCCTTGCCAAAGCCGGCAAATTCGTAATTGTAATGGCCATGGCCGCTATCGGACTTAACACCAATGTGGTAAAACTGGTGAAAAACGGAGCAGCTCCAATTCTGCTGGGTTTAATCTGCTGGACGGTTCTGTCATTGACTTCCCTGGGGCTTCAGTTCATATTATTCGGCGCTTAA
- a CDS encoding LysR family transcriptional regulator, with product MTLRHFKIFVAVCDNMNMTAAAEALFMSQSAVSQAIAELEKHYGIRLFERLTRKLYLTQAGEKLLSYARHMIRMNTDIEKDMKALHNSGSISLGTSVTVGSSVLPQLVSAFKRLKPKVLIRVFEGNTKQIENRILHDQTDIAIVEGDIFSPDIVNMPFMDDELVLICGVRHRFSAIPVIEPQELKKEDFISRENGSGTRKTFEDVMSANDLSWNEVWTCNNADTIKMAVAEGLGISVISKRAVASEVKSGILLAKEIKGLRFDRKFKMVFHKNKYLTEAMKNFITLCAKINI from the coding sequence TTGACTTTACGCCATTTTAAAATATTTGTGGCTGTCTGTGACAATATGAATATGACCGCCGCAGCCGAAGCTCTCTTTATGTCGCAGTCCGCTGTCAGCCAGGCAATAGCTGAGCTTGAAAAGCATTATGGCATACGCCTTTTTGAACGGTTAACAAGGAAGCTTTATCTGACACAGGCCGGCGAAAAATTGCTCAGTTATGCCAGGCATATGATCCGGATGAATACGGATATTGAAAAGGATATGAAAGCTTTGCATAACAGCGGCTCAATCAGCCTTGGTACAAGCGTCACAGTTGGCTCCAGCGTACTCCCTCAGCTGGTTTCTGCTTTTAAACGGTTAAAACCGAAGGTCCTTATAAGAGTTTTCGAGGGCAATACCAAGCAAATCGAAAACCGGATACTGCACGACCAAACCGACATTGCTATAGTGGAGGGAGATATTTTTTCCCCCGATATAGTCAATATGCCCTTTATGGATGACGAGCTCGTGCTGATTTGCGGCGTCAGGCACCGTTTTTCAGCTATTCCTGTTATAGAGCCGCAGGAGCTTAAAAAGGAAGATTTCATCAGCCGTGAAAATGGAAGCGGAACCCGTAAAACCTTCGAGGATGTAATGTCAGCCAATGATCTTTCCTGGAATGAGGTCTGGACATGCAATAATGCCGACACCATAAAAATGGCCGTGGCGGAGGGACTGGGAATTTCAGTGATTTCAAAGCGTGCAGTTGCAAGCGAAGTTAAGTCCGGAATATTACTTGCTAAAGAGATCAAAGGCCTCAGGTTTGACCGCAAGTTTAAGATGGTTTTTCATAAAAATAAATACCTCACCGAGGCAATGAAGAATTTTATTACTTTGTGCGCCAAAATAAATATATAA
- a CDS encoding MFS transporter, with protein MEKYQLKESEIMAYALPNAVSAMVHTIPVMYGMMFMTEYLGISATAMGTAMLATKLLDYVVAIFAGGIIEKTQSKKHGKYALWMRITTFTLFFGSLLQLVDTTGIISSSLVRLIFVSVFYCTLHFGMNFRATSQGGILQRMGGPSMEIRKRLNARQAQINAAVTIISGAITLPLIQFFANIFGAANGYAITIIVFGILFLGLSFFMLFPVMKKYDLPREGAAVANAPTIGQMFKSIVTNKQMIVVFLMITSMTVGTQIFTPLVAYYFKVVTGNLSAMTLLLTIQGIGAFLFSLIAPAIAKKLGKKGALIFSSALSIACYLGIWLIGLKNIWAMVAFACLIKGSDAIYRCFSTNYFLDCGEYGYYTTGQDNRTMALTVMNWPIKIGFLAGGSAVGYGLAMIGYSAGMEVTSVFANKFMMLFGLVPAAFFLVTLVLAVVAYKLTDEQAEFYANENIKREAALKQAK; from the coding sequence ATGGAAAAATATCAACTTAAAGAAAGCGAAATAATGGCATATGCTCTTCCAAACGCTGTTTCGGCCATGGTACACACCATACCGGTTATGTACGGAATGATGTTTATGACCGAATATTTAGGAATTTCCGCTACCGCTATGGGCACGGCAATGCTTGCTACAAAATTGCTTGATTATGTCGTGGCCATCTTTGCCGGCGGTATTATAGAGAAAACTCAAAGCAAGAAACACGGTAAGTACGCTCTATGGATGAGAATAACTACTTTCACGTTATTTTTCGGTTCATTGCTGCAGCTTGTTGATACCACGGGGATCATTTCTTCATCATTGGTAAGATTGATTTTCGTATCCGTCTTCTACTGCACTCTGCACTTCGGAATGAATTTCCGTGCAACATCTCAGGGAGGTATTTTGCAAAGGATGGGCGGTCCTTCAATGGAAATAAGGAAACGCTTAAATGCCCGCCAGGCTCAAATCAATGCTGCTGTTACCATTATATCAGGCGCAATAACACTTCCGCTGATTCAATTCTTCGCAAATATATTCGGAGCAGCCAACGGTTACGCTATTACTATTATTGTATTTGGTATTTTGTTCTTAGGCTTAAGCTTCTTTATGCTTTTCCCGGTGATGAAAAAATACGATCTTCCCAGAGAGGGTGCTGCGGTTGCCAATGCTCCCACTATAGGCCAGATGTTCAAATCCATTGTCACCAACAAACAGATGATTGTTGTGTTTTTAATGATTACATCCATGACGGTAGGAACACAGATATTTACCCCCCTTGTGGCTTATTATTTTAAAGTCGTTACAGGGAATCTCTCTGCAATGACCCTGCTCTTAACAATTCAGGGCATAGGAGCATTTTTATTCAGCCTTATTGCGCCGGCTATAGCCAAAAAGCTTGGCAAGAAGGGCGCCCTTATCTTCAGCTCGGCTCTTTCAATCGCCTGCTATCTCGGCATTTGGCTTATCGGGCTTAAAAATATTTGGGCTATGGTGGCATTTGCCTGCCTGATTAAAGGCAGTGATGCCATTTACAGATGCTTCTCCACTAACTACTTCCTTGACTGCGGTGAGTATGGTTACTACACCACAGGTCAGGACAACAGAACCATGGCGCTGACAGTTATGAACTGGCCCATTAAAATCGGGTTCCTGGCAGGGGGTTCGGCAGTAGGCTACGGTCTTGCTATGATCGGTTACTCTGCGGGTATGGAAGTTACTTCGGTATTTGCCAATAAGTTTATGATGTTATTCGGACTTGTTCCGGCGGCCTTCTTCCTGGTTACGCTTGTTCTGGCGGTAGTTGCATACAAGCTTACGGACGAACAGGCTGAATTTTACGCCAATGAAAACATTAAAAGAGAAGCTGCTCTTAAACAAGCTAAGTAA